CATCGCGCAGGCTGGCTCGCACACGGCGCAGGACGAGGTCAAAGATGCGCGCGGCCTCACACACCCGACCACGAGTTCCCGATCCCCGGCGAGGGGACCTGTGACTACGTCAAGGTCCTGCCCGCGCTCGACCGAGTCGGCTACGACGGCTTCGTGGATGTCGACCTACAGCTTCAGGCCCTCCGTCAGGCCCCGGATGAACCACTTCTGGAGCGCCACGTAGAACAGGATCACCGGCAGCGCGTACATCAGGTACGCGGCGCACTGGGTGCCGTAGGTGCTGAACTCGCCTTCCAGCACCGTCGAGTCGGCCCAGGTCATCACGATGCCGATACCGAGCGTGTAGAGCTCTTTGCGGTCGATCATCGTGTAGGTGAACAGGAACTCGCCCCACACCCGAATGAACTCGAACAGGCCAACCACCACCATGCCGCCGGTGCCCATCGGCGCGATAATCCGCCAGAACGCCTGCCAGCGACCGCAGCCGTCGATCATCGCCGCTTCCTCGAAGACGGACGGGATGTTCAGGAACGTCTGGCGCATGATGAAGCAGGGCACGGCCATACCCGCCGAGAACGCCAGGATCAGGCCGAACAGGCTGTTCCGCAGGCCGAGGAAGGACATCAGCTCATACTGCGCGATGAGGCCGCCGGCGCGCGGCACGAAGATCAGCATCACCAT
This region of Chloroflexota bacterium genomic DNA includes:
- a CDS encoding carbohydrate ABC transporter permease — encoded protein: MATLATVGSSRRVSTLERLWWRRSAILQRLAVWALMLVFLLPIVWAVSASFKTRVELYQALPSLLPMRPTLANYTFAIERMPAFLQQFQNSMFVAIGATILQVVCASLAGYAFARLRFPGRDLIFYSMVMLIFVPRAGGLIAQYELMSFLGLRNSLFGLILAFSAGMAVPCFIMRQTFLNIPSVFEEAAMIDGCGRWQAFWRIIAPMGTGGMVVVGLFEFIRVWGEFLFTYTMIDRKELYTLGIGIVMTWADSTVLEGEFSTYGTQCAAYLMYALPVILFYVALQKWFIRGLTEGLKL